In Spinacia oleracea cultivar Varoflay chromosome 5, BTI_SOV_V1, whole genome shotgun sequence, a single window of DNA contains:
- the LOC110794270 gene encoding protein FAR-RED IMPAIRED RESPONSE 1-like — protein sequence MAVDKNSSAHNEPIDDVKSVAPSNDEYDDSSGGVDLENLPENFISPEVWEQIGKALEDFNFDDMKKLSFASMKMCVTFYYMYAKAKGFGARNKAVVRRKLDGKFTSKNLMCSREGARQLKYLENPNRKRPSRPETRCGCQAIIKFKWNPSDDSWFVRDFAVTVRNLVQQAGGPDKLPFLKKDLYNACQRIQKEEIPDGDTEAVFAYLLGKQNTDPRFFLKYTRDEDNALDKLFWCDGTSRNDYRAFGNVIAFDTTYKVNAYHKPLVVIVGVNYHRQSVVLAVSLVSHEKEETFKWILEQLTEAGDNVAPHTVLTDGDKAMANAISVVFPKAVHRMCLWNLMRNVKAHSSKTFCSGFMKCVDRCRTPTEFEQAWKELITTYGYEKEVWA from the coding sequence ATGGCTGTGGATAAAAATTCTAGCGCACACAATGAACCGATTGATGACGTGAAATCAGTAGCACCCTCCAATGATGAGTATGATGATAGTTCTGGTGGTGTAGACCTCGAAAATCTTCCAGAAAACTTCATTTCCCCTGAAGTATGGGAACAAATCGGAAAAGCACTAGAAGATTTTAATTTTGACGATATGAAGAAATTGTCCTTTGCGTCAATGAAAATGTGTGTAACGTTTTATTATATGTATGCCAAGGCAAAAGGTTTCGGAGCACGAAACAAAGCAGTTGTAAGGAGAAAATTGGATGGTAAATTCACATCAAAAAACCTGATGTGCAGCAGGGAAGGTGCACGCCAGCTAAAGTACTTGGAAAACCCAAATAGGAAGCGCCCGTCAAGACCGGAAACTAGATGTGGGTGCCAAGCTATAatcaagttcaagtggaatcCAAGTGACGACTCTTGGTTCGTGAGAGACTTTGCCGTGACAGTGAGGAATCTAGTTCAACAAGCGGGTGGTCCTGACAAACTACCTTTCCTTAAAAAGGACTTGTACAATGCTTGTCAAAGAATTCAGAAGGAAGAAATTCCAGATGGGGACACGGAGGCCGTGTTTGCATACCTGCTCGGGAAACAGAATACTGACCCTAGGTTTTTCTTGAAATATACACGAGACGAAGATAATGCTCTGGATAAACTCTTTTGGTGTGATGGGACGTCCCGTAATGATTACAGGGCATTTGGCAATGTCATTGCCTTTGACACCACATACAAAGTAAATGCGTACCACAAGCCGCTTGTGGTGATTGTCGGTGTAAATTACCATAGGCAAAGTGTTGTTTTGGCTGTTTCTCTAGTTAGCCATGAAAAGGAGGAGACATTCAAGTGGATATTGGAGCAGTTGACTGAAGCAGGGGATAACGTCGCTCCTCACACTGTTTTGACTGACGGGGACAAGGCAATGGCAAATGCTATATCAGTTGTTTTCCCGAAGGCAGTACATAGGATGTGTTTGTGGAATTTAATGAGGAATGTAAAAGCACATAGCTCAAAAACGTTCTGCAGTGGTTTCATGAAATGTGTTGACAGATGTCGTACGCCCACCGAGTTTGAGCAGGCTTGGAAGGAGCTAATTACCACGTACGGTTATGAGAAAGAAGTTTGGGCATAG